In Pseudoroseomonas cervicalis, the DNA window GCAACCATGGCTACCTGGTCTATGACACGCTCTACGCCACCGATCGCCGCTTCCAGGTGCAGCCGCAGATGGCCGCCGGGCATGTGGTGGAGGAGGATGGGCTGCGCTGGATCATCACCCTGCGCGAAGGCCTGCGCTTCCATGATGGGGAGAAGGTGCTGGCGCGCGACGCGGTGGCCTCGATCCGCCGCTGGGGCCAGCGCGTGCCCTATGGCCAGAAGCTGCTGAGCGTGACGGAGGAACTGTCCGCCGCCGACGACACGCGCATCGTCTTCCGCCTGCGCAAGCCCTTCCCCCTGCTGACCAACGCCCTGGCGCTGTCCGGCCAGCCGATGTTCGTCATGCCGGAGCGGGTGGCGCGCACCGACGCCTTCACCCAGATCACCGACGCCACCGGCTCCGGCCCCTACCGCTTCAAGGCGGATGAGTTCATCTCCGGCGACCGCGCGGTGTATGAGCGCCATGCCGGCTATGTGCCGCGCCCCGACGGCGAGCCGAGCTTCGTCGCCGGCCCCAAGCGCGCCTTCTTCGAGCGGGTCGAATGGCGCATCATCACCGATGGCGGCACCTCCTCGGCGGCGCTGCAGGCGGGCGAGATCGACTGGTTTGAGCAGCCGGAATTCGAACTGACGCAGCTTTTCGCGCGCAATCGCCGCATCCGGGTCGAGGCGCTGGATTCCGCCGGTAGCAACGGCTTCCTGCGGCTGAACCACCTGCACCCGCCCTTCAACGACAAGCGGGTGCGCCAGGCGGTGCTGCGGGCGACGCGGCAGGAGGATTTCCTGATCGCCGATTACGGCACGGATCCGGATTTCTGGCGCACCGGCACCGGCGTCTTCACCCCCGGCACGCCGATGGCGAGCGATGCCGGGCTGGAATGGGTGCGCGACCCGCAGGACATCGCCACCGCGCGCGCCGCGCTGCGCGAGGCGGGCGCCGAGGGCGCGCCGGCACGGCTGCTCGGCGCCACCGACATCCCCTCCATCGCCGCGCGCGGGCCGGTGGCGGCGGATCTCTTCAGCCGGCTCGGCTTCGCGCTGGATTTCGCGCAATCCGACTGGGGCACGCTGCTGCAGCGACGCAACAGCCGCGAGCCGCTGGAGCGCGGCGGCTGGTCCGCCTTTTTCTCCGGCTTCACCGCCTATGATTTCGCCGACCCGGCCAGCCACCCGCTGCTGCGCGGCAATGGCACCGAGGGCTATCTGGGCTGGCCGACCATCCCCGAGCTGGAGCGGCTGCGCGAGCAATGGTTCGACGCGCCGGACGAGGCCGGGCGGCGCGCCATCGCGCGCGACATCCAGCGCGTGGCGCTGGAGGAGGTCTGCTACATCCCGACCGGCACCGGCCGCCCGCGCACCGCGCTGCGGGCCGAGCTGCAGGACCGGCTGGAGGGCGTGCCGATCTTCTGGAACATCCGCCGCGGCTGAGGGCCCGGGCCGGCGCCCTGCGCCGGCCGTCCCGCCGCGCCCCATGACACAAACCGCCGGGCGACGATCCTGTCCGAGGGACATGGATCGCCGCCCGGCGGCGCGGCAGGGCCCGTGGCGGATGCCCGCCATGGGGTCGGATCACAGCCGGTGGATCGCCTCGGCCACCTTCAGCGGGCGCGGGATGACACCGAAGCCCTGCGCCTTGTCCGCCGCCTCCTGCCATTCGGCGATGGCGGCCTCGTCGATTGGGATGGCGCGGGTGTCGTTCACCCGGTAGGCGCGCTCCAGCACCGGCACCGGCTGGCGCAGCAGCGTGGCGGTGGCGCGCGCATAGTCGGGGATGTTGCCGCGCGCCCAGTCCCAGCCGCGCGCCACGCGGTCGGACAGTTCCTTCAGCAGCGGCGCCTTGTCGCGCAGCGCGTGGTCATGCGCGGCGAGGAAGCTGGCGCTCGGCGTCAGCCCCCGCGCATCGGCCACCAGGCTGGCCTGGAATTCCAGGATCTCCAGCGAGGTGAAGGGCTCCCAGACCGACCAGGCATCCACCGCGCCGCTGCGCAGCGCCAGCGCCGCATCGGCCGGCAGCAGCCAGGCGATGCTGACATCGCCGGGGGCGAGGCCCTGTTTCTCCAGGATGCGCAGCAGGGAGTAGTGGGTCCAGCCTCCGCGCGCCGCGGCGATGCGCTTGCCGCGCAGCCCCGCGGCATCGGCGATGCCCGCCCCCGGCCGCGCCACCACCGCCTGCGAGGCGCCGTCGGAGCGTGTGGCGCTGATCGCCTTGATCGGCGCGCCGGAGGAGAAGACGTTGAAGAAGTTCAGATCGCCCATTGATCCCACATCGATGGCATAGGCGTTCAGCGCCTCCAGCAGCGGCTGGGCGGCGGGGAATTCATACCATTCGATGCGGAAGGGCAGGTCGCTCGCCAGGCCCGAGGCCTCCAGCAGCGAGCGCAGCCCGCCGCGCTGGTTGGCGACGCGCAGCACCGGCGTCTGGGCGCGCAGCACGGCGGGGCTGGCGAGCAGCGCGGCGCCGGCCAGCAGGGCGCGGCGGGGCAGGGGGGTGTGGCTCATTGCAGCAGCTCCGGCTCCTCGCGGATGATCTTCTCCCAGAGCGGCTGGAAGCTCAGCAGCCCGCCCTTGGCGCTGCCCACCTGCTGGGCGGTCAGCCGCGCCGTCTCCGGCGCGATCGGGCGCGGCGTGCCGGCGGCCTCGGCCAGCAGCTGGGCATGCGCCGAATCATTGAAGGCGATGAACCACCAGGCCGCCGCCTCCACCGAGGGGGCGGCGGTGAGCAGCCCGTGATTCTGCAGGATGACCGCCTTGTGCGGCCCGAGCGCGCGGGCGATGCGCTCGCCCTCCGACACTTCCAGCACCACGCCGGTGAAATCGTCGAACAGCGCGTGGTCCTCGAAGAAGGCGCAGGAATCCTGGGTCAGCGGGTCCAGCTTGCGGCCCAGCGCCGCCCAGGCCTTGC includes these proteins:
- a CDS encoding ABC transporter substrate-binding protein encodes the protein MNRRHFLAASAALSLARPAVAQDSRARVLRFVPQANLSAIDPVWTSAHVARNHGYLVYDTLYATDRRFQVQPQMAAGHVVEEDGLRWIITLREGLRFHDGEKVLARDAVASIRRWGQRVPYGQKLLSVTEELSAADDTRIVFRLRKPFPLLTNALALSGQPMFVMPERVARTDAFTQITDATGSGPYRFKADEFISGDRAVYERHAGYVPRPDGEPSFVAGPKRAFFERVEWRIITDGGTSSAALQAGEIDWFEQPEFELTQLFARNRRIRVEALDSAGSNGFLRLNHLHPPFNDKRVRQAVLRATRQEDFLIADYGTDPDFWRTGTGVFTPGTPMASDAGLEWVRDPQDIATARAALREAGAEGAPARLLGATDIPSIAARGPVAADLFSRLGFALDFAQSDWGTLLQRRNSREPLERGGWSAFFSGFTAYDFADPASHPLLRGNGTEGYLGWPTIPELERLREQWFDAPDEAGRRAIARDIQRVALEEVCYIPTGTGRPRTALRAELQDRLEGVPIFWNIRRG
- a CDS encoding ABC transporter substrate-binding protein; its protein translation is MSHTPLPRRALLAGAALLASPAVLRAQTPVLRVANQRGGLRSLLEASGLASDLPFRIEWYEFPAAQPLLEALNAYAIDVGSMGDLNFFNVFSSGAPIKAISATRSDGASQAVVARPGAGIADAAGLRGKRIAAARGGWTHYSLLRILEKQGLAPGDVSIAWLLPADAALALRSGAVDAWSVWEPFTSLEILEFQASLVADARGLTPSASFLAAHDHALRDKAPLLKELSDRVARGWDWARGNIPDYARATATLLRQPVPVLERAYRVNDTRAIPIDEAAIAEWQEAADKAQGFGVIPRPLKVAEAIHRL
- a CDS encoding class II aldolase/adducin family protein — encoded protein: MNHILSQAAPAEAFPALLRDGPPPRSPAEERLHRKQRLAATFRLFARYGFDQGLAGHVTARDPERPDHFWVNPLGRHFSQIRVSDLLLVNHEGEVVEGDWPVNRAAFAIHAAIHAARPDVVAAAHTHSLHGKAWAALGRKLDPLTQDSCAFFEDHALFDDFTGVVLEVSEGERIARALGPHKAVILQNHGLLTAAPSVEAAAWWFIAFNDSAHAQLLAEAAGTPRPIAPETARLTAQQVGSAKGGLLSFQPLWEKIIREEPELLQ